The following proteins are co-located in the Funiculus sociatus GB2-C1 genome:
- the apcB gene encoding allophycocyanin subunit beta, which produces MRDAITNLIKNYDVSGRYLDRNAVDSLKSYFQTGTARVQAAAAINANSASIVKQAGSQLFEELPELIRPGGNAYTTRRYAACLRDMDYYLRYASYALVAGDTNVLDERVLQGLRETYNSLGVPIGPTVRGIQIMKDIVKQQVAAAGVENTGFVDQPFDHMTRDLSEQDV; this is translated from the coding sequence ATGCGGGACGCAATCACAAACCTGATTAAGAATTACGATGTTTCGGGTCGTTACCTGGATCGTAATGCCGTCGATTCGCTAAAGTCTTATTTTCAGACGGGTACGGCACGAGTCCAAGCGGCTGCGGCAATCAATGCCAATTCAGCATCGATTGTCAAGCAAGCTGGTTCCCAGCTATTTGAAGAATTGCCGGAGTTGATTCGACCCGGTGGAAATGCTTATACGACTCGCCGTTATGCGGCTTGTCTGCGGGATATGGACTATTATCTGCGCTATGCCAGCTATGCGTTGGTCGCGGGTGATACGAATGTGCTGGATGAGCGAGTCCTACAAGGTCTACGGGAAACCTACAATTCCTTGGGTGTGCCTATTGGCCCGACTGTGCGCGGTATCCAGATAATGAAGGATATTGTGAAGCAGCAGGTAGCAGCGGCTGGGGTGGAAAATACTGGATTTGTAGATCAGCCGTTTGACCACATGACTCGCGATTTGAGCGAACAGGATGTTTAA